A window of Prolixibacter sp. SD074 contains these coding sequences:
- a CDS encoding BT_3928 family protein yields MMKWLRNISRILVGLVFIFSGFVKGIDPWGGTYKITDYLYAFHLDFFVPIALPLSFILSFAEFAIGVGLLSGTFLRFFSWLVLIFMSFFTPLTLYLALTNPVTDCGCFGDALVMTNWQTFYKNIVLILLTIILFAGRRKADHPLKGKSGRFLFSGLILTYVVLVTWSYNHLPIIDFRPYKVGVNITRAKEIPPGAQPDVYKNNFYYKNMKTGEVKKFAEENIPWRDSLTWEFQSMDQPVLVKRGYVPPIHDFSILTPQGDDVTDYFLKDDNYTFMLVAYDLRQSSTKNQERINALAKWAEAQGYNFICLTASLENEQQTFTEDNNVPYPFLSTDEITLKTMIRSNPGLILTYKGTILAKWHNNDIPDSTSFRQELLPEMNKKLNQD; encoded by the coding sequence ATGATGAAGTGGCTGCGAAATATCAGCAGAATACTGGTGGGCCTGGTTTTTATTTTTTCGGGCTTTGTGAAAGGGATCGATCCGTGGGGCGGTACTTATAAAATCACCGACTACCTCTACGCCTTTCATCTTGATTTTTTCGTTCCCATTGCGTTGCCACTGTCATTTATCCTTTCATTCGCCGAATTTGCAATAGGTGTGGGACTTTTAAGTGGAACATTTCTCCGCTTCTTCTCCTGGCTGGTGCTCATCTTCATGAGTTTTTTCACGCCGCTAACACTTTATCTGGCACTGACCAACCCGGTGACCGATTGTGGTTGCTTCGGCGATGCACTGGTAATGACCAACTGGCAAACTTTTTATAAAAACATTGTCCTCATCCTGCTGACCATTATTCTTTTTGCCGGAAGGCGCAAAGCGGACCATCCGCTGAAAGGAAAATCAGGCAGGTTTCTTTTCTCCGGCCTCATCCTGACTTATGTGGTATTGGTTACCTGGTCATACAATCACCTGCCGATCATCGATTTCAGGCCGTACAAAGTGGGTGTGAATATTACCAGGGCCAAGGAAATTCCGCCAGGTGCGCAACCCGACGTTTACAAAAACAACTTCTACTATAAGAACATGAAAACGGGTGAGGTAAAGAAATTCGCGGAAGAAAATATTCCCTGGCGGGATTCACTTACGTGGGAATTTCAGTCCATGGACCAGCCGGTGCTGGTTAAGCGAGGATACGTTCCACCCATTCACGATTTTTCGATACTGACACCGCAGGGAGACGACGTGACGGACTATTTCCTGAAGGATGACAACTACACCTTCATGTTGGTGGCCTACGATTTACGGCAGTCATCCACGAAGAATCAAGAACGGATTAATGCACTGGCCAAATGGGCTGAAGCACAAGGATACAACTTTATTTGTCTCACAGCATCCCTCGAAAATGAGCAACAAACATTTACTGAAGACAATAATGTCCCCTACCCTTTTCTATCCACTGACGAGATCACCCTTAAAACCATGATCCGCTCCAATCCGGGGCTTATTTTAACCTACAAAGGAACGATTTTGGCCAAGTGGCATAACAATGACATCCCCGATTCTACTTCCTTCCGGCAAGAGTTACTGCCGGAAATGAATAAAAAGTTAAATCAGGATTAA
- the tpiA gene encoding triose-phosphate isomerase, which produces MRKKIVAGNWKCNTTLHEGVELAKAVNELVVAKGDKDVVVVLGTPFTHLTKVVESVDTSRIGVSAQNCGAEAKGAFTGEVSAEMVKSTGATYVILGHSERREYYNETSATLNKKVALALENGLTPIYCCGEPLEIREAETQNDFVKKQLDETVFQLPVEEFKKLVIAYEPIWAIGTGKTASTQQAQEMLAFIRSLIADKYGKDVAGEIPILYGGSCKASNAPELFSQPDIDGGLIGGASLKAEEFLGIINAY; this is translated from the coding sequence ATGAGAAAGAAGATTGTAGCCGGAAACTGGAAATGTAATACAACCCTGCATGAAGGTGTTGAACTGGCCAAAGCCGTAAACGAACTGGTCGTCGCCAAAGGCGATAAAGATGTTGTGGTAGTACTGGGTACGCCCTTCACTCACCTGACAAAAGTGGTTGAAAGCGTTGATACCAGCCGTATTGGTGTTTCTGCGCAAAACTGTGGCGCTGAAGCTAAAGGTGCTTTCACCGGTGAAGTTTCTGCTGAAATGGTTAAGTCGACTGGCGCAACTTACGTGATTCTTGGTCACTCCGAGCGCCGCGAATATTACAATGAAACCAGCGCGACCCTCAATAAAAAAGTGGCCCTGGCACTGGAAAACGGATTGACTCCCATCTATTGTTGTGGCGAGCCATTGGAAATTCGCGAAGCGGAAACACAGAACGACTTCGTCAAAAAACAGCTCGATGAAACGGTCTTCCAGCTTCCGGTTGAAGAATTCAAAAAATTGGTAATTGCTTACGAACCCATCTGGGCTATCGGAACAGGTAAAACTGCATCAACTCAACAAGCACAGGAGATGCTGGCCTTCATCCGCAGCTTGATTGCCGATAAATACGGTAAAGATGTTGCCGGGGAAATCCCCATCCTTTACGGTGGTTCGTGCAAAGCCAGTAACGCTCCCGAACTCTTCTCTCAGCCTGACATCGACGGTGGCCTGATTGGCGGCGCTTCGCTGAAAGCTGAGGAATTCCTGGGAATTATCAACGCCTACTAA
- a CDS encoding DUF5686 and carboxypeptidase regulatory-like domain-containing protein, translated as MSKPVSIPIYTLLLFFTAAFLFPRLAVSQQLNGTITDKKGESIPYATVFIKELSQGTTSNVNGEYGINVPEGTYTVIYRSLGYAPQSITVKVNKKTVTQNIIMADQVHQLREIRVYGNGEDPAYPIMRHVIGLSNLHKNQVESYKANVYLRGTVHFKKVSRIIRNQLHKQKVEVKSGETFVDETYSTITFDAPDHYKQVIKSVNSTFPDIVDFPVMKFFAASLYDDNIDILISPLGHNAFNHYKYVYEGFSYEGDYTIDKIKVIPRRRSKQLFSGYIYIIDGLWCLHSADLNFDTPFGEVNVRQAFDEVKPGVWMPVGHNYAFEGGILGVKGSIHFGGSVKYRDVVLNPRLMAVNPINTMPQFLEKTEAETEAKTETEKEDSVEETKNEPLGHEVKDGKRVAEMAEILNKENITTRDMNKLSRLMSREAKVANGKQSLELKDKNQKVIVSGAADKDSSYWDEIRPIPLTENEKESFEKRDSLKTVGPKKNFFTSSKKRSDFFTRYFGSLFTGKKWINSDTNFHVSYPGIINLKAIGFNAVDGWKIHQEITFNKTGRPGHAFWFTPWGTWAINRKVVLWGGNTALTYAPMHRGIANLDFGRNTMDFNSRYTVDPFINAVASLFSKENYARYYENRYIDFRNRIDLANGLVFYTGFSWNNRRRLENSTNYSFFRTDVDYMSNLPHNHVVTNANLNSQINTVLKLKIEYTPRYYYRVKDGVKEMAHSDFPTFWFQYNKGIKGLFNSTADFDYLEAGLKQWIRINSATSLTYKIRGGWFPNHEQIHFADFSQTNSQPSPVLFKEFRHAFFTPGYYELRSDDRFVEAHVSYKAPYILLKYLPGISNTLWRELVWAGYYKMPHYPQYTEIGYSLIDILFNGDIGVFAGFDEWHYSRIGINLVIRIH; from the coding sequence ATGAGCAAACCTGTTTCCATACCAATATACACCCTTCTGCTTTTTTTTACTGCTGCTTTTTTATTCCCGCGACTAGCTGTGTCGCAGCAGTTGAACGGAACAATCACCGATAAAAAAGGAGAGTCAATTCCTTATGCTACCGTTTTTATCAAGGAACTTTCGCAGGGAACCACCAGTAATGTTAACGGGGAATACGGTATTAACGTGCCCGAAGGAACCTATACTGTTATTTACCGAAGTTTGGGATATGCCCCGCAATCCATTACCGTTAAGGTCAACAAAAAGACGGTTACCCAAAATATTATCATGGCCGACCAGGTTCATCAACTTCGGGAAATCAGGGTGTATGGTAATGGTGAAGATCCGGCCTATCCGATTATGCGGCACGTTATCGGACTATCTAATCTTCATAAAAACCAGGTCGAATCATACAAAGCAAATGTTTACCTGAGAGGTACCGTTCATTTTAAAAAAGTATCGCGAATTATCCGTAATCAATTGCATAAACAAAAGGTGGAAGTGAAATCGGGCGAGACATTCGTTGACGAAACTTACAGTACCATCACCTTCGATGCGCCTGACCACTACAAGCAGGTGATTAAGTCGGTCAATTCCACCTTCCCGGACATTGTCGATTTTCCGGTCATGAAATTCTTTGCTGCCAGCCTGTACGACGATAATATCGATATCCTGATTTCGCCATTGGGGCACAACGCCTTTAACCACTACAAATACGTTTACGAAGGATTTAGTTACGAAGGCGATTATACCATCGACAAAATCAAGGTCATTCCCCGCCGGCGCAGTAAACAACTTTTTTCAGGGTACATTTACATCATCGATGGTTTGTGGTGCCTGCACAGTGCCGATTTAAATTTCGATACGCCTTTCGGCGAAGTGAATGTCCGGCAGGCTTTCGACGAAGTGAAACCGGGTGTGTGGATGCCGGTAGGCCACAATTACGCCTTCGAAGGCGGCATTTTGGGGGTGAAAGGCAGTATACATTTCGGCGGTTCAGTAAAATACCGCGACGTTGTTCTGAATCCCCGGCTTATGGCCGTCAACCCGATAAATACGATGCCGCAGTTCTTGGAAAAAACCGAAGCCGAAACCGAAGCCAAAACCGAAACCGAAAAGGAAGATTCGGTTGAAGAAACGAAAAATGAACCGTTAGGACACGAAGTGAAGGATGGGAAGCGTGTGGCTGAAATGGCTGAAATCCTGAATAAAGAAAATATCACCACCCGCGACATGAACAAACTGTCCCGACTGATGTCGCGGGAAGCAAAAGTTGCCAACGGGAAACAATCGCTCGAACTGAAAGATAAAAATCAGAAGGTAATTGTTTCAGGAGCCGCCGATAAAGATTCGTCGTACTGGGACGAAATCAGGCCAATTCCGCTGACCGAAAACGAAAAAGAGAGTTTTGAGAAACGCGATTCGTTGAAAACAGTAGGGCCAAAGAAAAACTTCTTTACCTCTTCAAAAAAACGTAGTGATTTCTTCACCCGATATTTCGGCTCACTTTTCACTGGTAAAAAATGGATAAACAGCGATACCAACTTTCATGTCTCCTATCCGGGAATCATCAATCTGAAAGCGATTGGCTTTAATGCGGTCGACGGATGGAAAATTCATCAGGAAATTACCTTCAATAAAACCGGACGACCGGGCCATGCATTTTGGTTTACTCCCTGGGGAACGTGGGCCATCAACCGGAAGGTCGTTCTATGGGGTGGGAACACGGCCCTGACGTATGCACCAATGCATCGCGGCATCGCTAATCTCGATTTTGGCCGTAATACCATGGATTTTAACAGCCGCTACACCGTCGATCCTTTTATCAACGCGGTAGCCTCGCTTTTTTCAAAAGAGAATTATGCCCGCTACTACGAAAACCGTTACATCGATTTTCGTAACCGGATAGATTTGGCCAATGGCTTGGTGTTTTACACCGGGTTCAGCTGGAACAACCGGCGCCGGTTGGAAAACTCAACCAATTATTCCTTCTTCAGAACCGATGTTGACTACATGAGCAACCTCCCGCACAATCATGTGGTAACCAACGCGAATTTAAACAGTCAAATCAATACGGTGCTGAAGCTGAAAATCGAGTACACGCCGCGCTACTATTACCGGGTAAAGGATGGAGTGAAAGAGATGGCTCATTCCGATTTTCCAACCTTCTGGTTCCAGTACAATAAAGGTATCAAAGGACTTTTCAACAGCACGGCCGATTTCGATTACCTGGAAGCGGGACTAAAGCAATGGATTCGGATAAATTCAGCAACCAGTTTAACATATAAAATCCGGGGAGGCTGGTTTCCGAACCATGAACAAATCCACTTCGCCGATTTCTCGCAAACCAACAGTCAGCCCTCGCCCGTATTATTCAAAGAATTCAGGCACGCTTTCTTTACTCCGGGCTATTACGAACTGAGGAGTGATGACCGATTTGTGGAGGCACACGTTTCGTACAAAGCGCCCTACATCTTGTTGAAATACCTACCGGGAATCAGCAATACGCTCTGGCGCGAACTGGTTTGGGCCGGCTATTACAAGATGCCCCATTACCCACAATATACCGAAATCGGTTATTCGTTGATCGATATATTGTTTAACGGCGATATTGGGGTGTTTGCGGGATTCGACGAATGGCATTACAGCCGCATTGGGATAAATCTCGTGATTCGCATTCATTAA
- the prmA gene encoding 50S ribosomal protein L11 methyltransferase → MEYTKVICFPEPDSEINREILTAQMGELGFDSFSETDETVEAFIPSSAFSEELLQSESLKDNPLFNVRFQTEVIPGQNWNEVWEKNYFKPLLVENRCLIRAPFHADTPKAEYEIVIDPRMAFGTGNHETTYLMISAILQQDLQGKQVLDMGCGTGILGILASMRGAEKVTAIDIDEWAYNNTLENAEINYITNIDASLGDASLLGKHKFDVIYANIHRNILLQDLPVYASVMCRDAEIIMSGFYREDLPAISAKAEEAGLKPAGYEERNNWVAARFIR, encoded by the coding sequence ATGGAATACACCAAAGTCATTTGTTTCCCGGAACCTGATTCCGAAATCAACCGGGAAATATTGACCGCTCAAATGGGCGAACTGGGTTTCGACAGCTTCAGTGAGACAGACGAAACCGTTGAAGCCTTTATCCCGTCTTCTGCTTTTAGCGAAGAGCTGCTGCAAAGTGAAAGCCTGAAAGACAATCCATTATTCAACGTGCGGTTCCAGACGGAAGTCATTCCCGGCCAGAACTGGAATGAGGTGTGGGAAAAAAACTATTTCAAACCATTGTTGGTCGAAAATCGATGCCTTATCAGGGCTCCATTCCATGCCGATACGCCGAAGGCAGAGTATGAAATCGTGATTGATCCGCGCATGGCCTTCGGTACGGGAAACCATGAAACCACATATCTGATGATTTCGGCTATTCTGCAACAGGATTTACAAGGCAAACAGGTTCTCGATATGGGATGCGGAACCGGCATTCTCGGCATTTTGGCTTCCATGCGGGGCGCCGAAAAGGTCACAGCCATCGATATTGATGAGTGGGCGTACAACAACACGCTCGAAAATGCGGAAATCAATTATATCACCAACATCGATGCTTCACTGGGAGATGCCAGTCTTTTGGGCAAACATAAGTTCGATGTGATTTACGCAAACATCCACCGGAATATCTTGCTGCAGGACTTACCCGTATATGCTTCCGTCATGTGCAGGGATGCGGAAATTATCATGAGCGGATTCTATCGGGAAGACTTGCCGGCCATTTCCGCAAAAGCGGAAGAAGCAGGACTAAAACCTGCCGGATACGAGGAACGGAACAACTGGGTGGCTGCCCGGTTTATTCGTTGA
- a CDS encoding metallophosphoesterase has translation MKRIGLLSDTHGYMDDAILNYFSECDEIWHAGDIGSLEVADKLAAVKPLRAVFGNIDGDQIRQEYSLHQRFMCEEVDVWMTHIGGYPGRYERYVTPEIYHNPPKLFISGHSHILKVVNDQKLGLLHINPGAAGVQGFHQVRTLVRFSIEGARIFDLEVVEMGRRGQFNE, from the coding sequence ATGAAGCGAATAGGCTTGTTGTCGGATACACATGGTTATATGGACGATGCCATACTCAATTATTTTTCGGAATGCGATGAAATTTGGCATGCCGGCGATATCGGCAGCCTGGAAGTTGCTGATAAATTAGCTGCAGTAAAGCCTCTGCGGGCCGTTTTCGGAAATATAGATGGCGACCAAATCAGGCAGGAGTATTCGTTGCATCAGCGATTTATGTGCGAGGAGGTCGATGTCTGGATGACGCACATTGGCGGTTACCCCGGAAGGTACGAACGGTACGTGACGCCGGAAATTTACCACAATCCTCCCAAATTATTCATCTCCGGTCATTCACATATTTTAAAAGTGGTGAATGATCAAAAGCTTGGTTTGTTGCACATCAATCCCGGGGCAGCCGGCGTACAAGGCTTTCACCAGGTCCGGACCCTGGTGCGCTTTTCCATCGAAGGTGCCCGCATTTTCGATTTGGAGGTTGTAGAGATGGGGCGCCGGGGTCAGTTCAACGAATAA
- a CDS encoding histidine phosphatase family protein — MKLVVLVRHGKAEHTNDPKPDYRRNLTTRGEADATRIAEEIKPMLPQPLHLISSPANRAKQTATFFASVLDYPEDAIQEEEDLYDGLTTTEFLEMLAKTPEESDCILVFGHNPAQTILADRMLNHFDRILPTSGAVAIRFGVQSWAEIEPRSGELAFYKYPKMFR; from the coding sequence ATGAAACTCGTTGTTCTTGTCCGTCACGGAAAAGCTGAACATACCAATGACCCGAAACCCGATTATCGACGCAATTTAACGACCCGGGGTGAAGCGGATGCCACCAGAATAGCCGAAGAAATCAAACCGATGCTTCCGCAACCGCTTCATTTAATATCGAGCCCGGCCAACAGGGCAAAACAAACCGCTACTTTCTTTGCCTCCGTTTTGGACTACCCCGAAGATGCAATTCAGGAGGAAGAAGATCTTTATGATGGACTAACCACAACCGAATTTCTGGAGATGTTGGCAAAAACGCCTGAAGAATCCGATTGTATTTTGGTGTTCGGACATAACCCGGCGCAAACGATACTCGCCGACCGAATGCTCAACCATTTCGACCGCATACTTCCTACATCGGGAGCCGTTGCTATTCGTTTTGGGGTACAATCCTGGGCAGAAATAGAACCACGTAGCGGAGAATTGGCTTTCTATAAATATCCAAAAATGTTTCGTTAA
- a CDS encoding 16S rRNA (uracil(1498)-N(3))-methyltransferase encodes MHLFFTPDLNGNHYTLNETESKHCVRVLRLNEGDKIQLVDGKGSFFEAVIVAAHPKACQVEITDAQHGVGKRDFRLHIAIGPTKSIDRFEWFLEKTTEIGIDEITPLLCRYSERKSIKPARPGNIITSAMKQSLKAYRPVLNEMTSFRDFVSQDFDGGKYIAHCGPAERKLFSHILPKGKDALILIGPEGDFSPEEIQLALNNGFHPVSLGESRLRTETAGVVACHTVNLINELK; translated from the coding sequence ATGCATCTTTTTTTCACGCCCGATCTGAACGGGAACCACTACACTTTAAACGAAACCGAGTCGAAACATTGCGTCAGGGTTTTGCGACTGAACGAAGGCGACAAAATTCAGTTGGTTGATGGCAAAGGGAGTTTTTTCGAGGCGGTTATCGTCGCCGCTCACCCCAAAGCTTGCCAGGTTGAGATAACTGATGCACAGCATGGCGTTGGTAAAAGAGATTTCAGGCTGCATATCGCCATCGGACCAACCAAAAGCATCGATCGGTTCGAATGGTTTCTGGAAAAAACAACCGAAATCGGGATTGATGAAATAACGCCGCTTTTGTGCCGCTATTCCGAACGGAAAAGTATTAAGCCAGCCCGACCCGGGAACATCATCACCTCGGCAATGAAACAATCGCTAAAAGCCTACCGTCCGGTTCTGAACGAAATGACAAGCTTCAGAGACTTCGTTTCGCAGGATTTTGACGGCGGGAAGTACATTGCACACTGCGGGCCGGCCGAACGAAAACTTTTCAGCCATATTCTCCCGAAAGGGAAAGATGCATTAATCCTAATTGGTCCGGAAGGTGATTTTTCACCCGAAGAAATCCAGTTAGCGCTGAACAACGGTTTTCACCCGGTTTCGCTGGGAGAATCGAGACTGCGGACCGAAACAGCCGGAGTGGTGGCCTGCCATACCGTTAACCTCATCAACGAGTTGAAATAG
- a CDS encoding DUF4159 domain-containing protein, which produces MKKIYRDSLWAVAFIILTFSANAQSKTSVKIALLKYGGGGDWYANPTSLGDLIQFCNKNIGTNIDSEPAAVDVGSPEIFNYPLLDMTGHGNIFFTDAEVRNLRKYLESGGFLHADDNYGLDKYIRREMKKVFPESKLVELPFTHPIYHQKYDFPNGLPKIHEHDGKPPQGFGIFYKGRLVFFYTYECDLGDGWENPAVHHDPWPLREKALQMGANIISYVFDHP; this is translated from the coding sequence TTGAAAAAAATATACCGGGATAGTTTATGGGCCGTGGCTTTTATTATCCTGACTTTCTCCGCCAATGCACAATCGAAAACTTCGGTGAAGATTGCACTGTTGAAATATGGCGGTGGCGGTGACTGGTATGCGAATCCAACCTCCTTGGGCGATCTCATTCAATTCTGTAACAAAAACATTGGTACCAACATCGATTCCGAGCCCGCTGCCGTTGATGTGGGAAGTCCTGAAATTTTCAATTATCCGCTTCTGGATATGACGGGTCACGGGAATATTTTTTTTACTGATGCTGAAGTGAGGAACTTGCGCAAATATCTCGAATCAGGCGGATTTCTGCATGCCGATGATAACTATGGCTTAGATAAATATATCAGAAGAGAAATGAAAAAAGTTTTCCCCGAAAGTAAATTGGTCGAATTACCTTTCACTCATCCCATATATCATCAGAAATACGATTTTCCAAACGGATTGCCGAAGATTCACGAACACGATGGCAAACCGCCCCAGGGATTTGGTATTTTCTATAAAGGAAGGCTTGTTTTCTTCTACACCTACGAGTGTGATTTAGGCGATGGATGGGAAAATCCTGCGGTGCATCACGACCCCTGGCCACTTCGGGAAAAGGCTTTACAAATGGGCGCCAATATAATTTCCTACGTATTCGACCACCCATAA
- a CDS encoding diphosphate--fructose-6-phosphate 1-phosphotransferase — MAISALQFERLKYAPKLPKALQGPVKVVVGKETESVADQEEIQKLFPNTYGMPLITFEEGIDTGSLPVMNVGVILSGGQAPGGHNVISGIYDGLKKLNPENKLYGFLGGPGGLVDHEYMELTDEIIDEYRNTGGFDIIGSGRTKLEEEAQFDKGVEICRKLNINALVVIGGDDSNTNACVLAEYYLQKKTGIQVIGCPKTIDGDLKNEMIETSFGFDTAIKVYSELIGNIMRDANSAKKYWHFIKLMGRSASHIALECALQTRPNVTLISEEVAEKEQTLAEVVDYIAKVIARRAEDNHDFGVVLVPEGLIEFIPEMKTLITELNDLLAEGQQSANEFKALVTDAEKRTYVIGKLSEISSKVFASLPEEIAKQLTLDRDPHGNVQVSKIETEKLLIEMVGVRLAEMKKEGTYKGSFSAQNHFFGYEGRCAAPSNFDADYCYSLGATASVLIGNGKTGYMSSVRNTTKPADKWIAGGVPITMMMNMERRHGHMKPVIQKALVELDAAPFLKLAENREKWAVETCYVYPGPIQYFGPAEVCDATTKTLKLEQEGK, encoded by the coding sequence ATGGCTATAAGTGCTTTACAATTTGAGCGATTAAAATACGCTCCCAAGTTACCCAAAGCTTTACAAGGACCTGTAAAAGTGGTCGTAGGAAAAGAAACCGAGTCGGTTGCCGATCAGGAAGAGATCCAGAAACTTTTTCCGAATACCTATGGTATGCCGCTTATCACCTTTGAAGAGGGTATTGATACCGGTTCTCTGCCGGTAATGAATGTTGGTGTAATTCTTTCCGGTGGCCAGGCACCCGGAGGCCACAACGTTATTTCCGGTATTTATGACGGTTTGAAAAAGCTGAACCCTGAAAACAAACTGTACGGTTTCCTGGGGGGGCCCGGTGGTTTGGTTGATCATGAATACATGGAATTGACCGACGAAATTATTGACGAATATCGCAATACCGGTGGTTTCGACATTATTGGTTCCGGTCGCACCAAACTCGAAGAAGAAGCTCAATTCGACAAAGGTGTTGAGATATGCAGGAAGTTAAACATCAATGCGCTGGTAGTTATCGGCGGTGACGACTCAAATACTAATGCATGTGTATTGGCTGAGTATTATCTGCAGAAAAAAACCGGCATTCAGGTTATCGGTTGTCCCAAAACCATTGATGGTGACCTGAAAAATGAGATGATCGAGACCTCCTTTGGTTTCGATACGGCTATCAAGGTATATTCCGAGCTTATTGGAAACATTATGCGTGATGCCAACTCAGCCAAAAAATACTGGCACTTCATTAAACTGATGGGACGTTCAGCGTCACACATTGCATTGGAGTGTGCACTGCAAACTCGACCGAATGTTACCCTGATTTCGGAAGAAGTAGCTGAAAAAGAGCAAACGCTGGCAGAGGTCGTAGATTATATAGCCAAAGTTATTGCCCGTCGTGCTGAAGATAACCATGATTTTGGTGTCGTTCTGGTCCCGGAAGGATTGATTGAGTTTATTCCGGAAATGAAGACTTTGATTACCGAATTGAATGATTTGCTTGCCGAAGGTCAGCAGTCAGCCAATGAATTCAAAGCCCTGGTGACTGATGCTGAAAAACGCACGTATGTTATCGGCAAACTGAGTGAAATTTCTTCCAAGGTATTTGCATCCCTTCCTGAAGAAATTGCCAAGCAGCTGACGCTTGATCGCGATCCGCACGGAAACGTACAGGTATCGAAAATCGAGACTGAGAAGTTATTGATTGAGATGGTGGGTGTCCGTTTGGCCGAGATGAAAAAAGAAGGTACTTACAAAGGCAGTTTCTCTGCCCAGAATCACTTCTTCGGTTATGAAGGTCGTTGCGCGGCTCCTTCTAATTTCGATGCTGATTACTGCTATTCACTTGGCGCAACTGCTTCGGTACTGATTGGAAATGGTAAAACTGGTTATATGTCTTCTGTCCGGAATACAACCAAACCAGCTGATAAATGGATTGCCGGAGGTGTTCCGATTACGATGATGATGAACATGGAGCGTCGCCACGGTCATATGAAACCGGTTATTCAGAAAGCGTTGGTTGAACTGGATGCTGCGCCGTTCCTTAAACTGGCTGAAAACCGCGAAAAATGGGCTGTTGAAACCTGCTACGTTTATCCCGGGCCCATCCAGTATTTTGGCCCGGCCGAAGTTTGCGATGCTACCACCAAGACATTGAAGCTTGAGCAGGAAGGTAAATAA
- a CDS encoding zinc ribbon domain-containing protein, producing the protein MSRNKYVCPKCGNRSYDVGEIRVAGGFWSKIFDVQGRKFTSVTCSRCSYTEFYGVSSSKLGNVFDFFTN; encoded by the coding sequence ATGAGCAGGAATAAATATGTATGCCCGAAATGTGGAAACCGTTCGTACGATGTAGGTGAAATTCGAGTCGCCGGCGGTTTCTGGTCAAAAATATTCGATGTACAAGGCCGGAAATTTACATCGGTTACCTGTAGCAGGTGTTCTTACACCGAATTTTATGGCGTTTCCAGCAGTAAATTAGGGAATGTTTTCGATTTCTTTACCAACTGA
- a CDS encoding RNA polymerase sigma factor: MVEIKHLDDYALVQKFVDGEHESLEILITRHKNRIYTYIFMIVKNHAVAEDIFQDTFIKVIQSLKKGRYTENGKFVSWAIRIAHNLIIDHFRREKHLSTISNDETEVDIFNSPKFSDMNIEDNLVSEQIFREVRHLIEELPDDQRQVVIMRHYLGFSFREIAEHSGVSINTALGRMRYALINLRKLIEERELNLTLS, encoded by the coding sequence ATGGTAGAAATTAAGCATTTGGACGACTATGCACTCGTTCAAAAGTTTGTGGATGGCGAACACGAATCTCTTGAAATCCTGATTACACGTCACAAGAACCGGATTTACACGTACATTTTTATGATCGTGAAAAATCATGCGGTTGCTGAAGACATCTTTCAGGACACATTCATTAAAGTTATTCAATCGTTAAAAAAAGGGCGGTATACCGAAAACGGTAAATTCGTATCCTGGGCTATCCGCATTGCTCATAATTTGATTATTGACCACTTCAGGAGAGAGAAGCACCTGAGTACGATATCGAATGATGAGACAGAAGTGGACATTTTTAATAGCCCGAAATTCTCCGACATGAACATTGAGGACAACCTGGTCAGTGAACAAATTTTTCGTGAAGTCCGTCATTTAATTGAGGAATTGCCTGATGATCAGCGGCAGGTTGTTATCATGCGTCACTATCTCGGATTCAGTTTCAGAGAAATCGCAGAACACAGCGGAGTATCGATTAACACCGCACTTGGAAGGATGCGTTATGCTTTAATTAACCTGAGAAAACTGATTGAGGAGCGAGAATTGAATTTGACACTTTCATGA